One window from the genome of Pandoraea fibrosis encodes:
- a CDS encoding electron transfer flavoprotein subunit beta/FixA family protein, producing the protein MKILVPVKRVTDYNVKIRVKRDGSGVDIANVKMSMNPFDEIAVEEAVRLREAGVATEVIAVSAGVSQAQETLRTALAIGADRAILIESDQALEPLAVAKLLKALVDREQPQLVILGKQAIDDDSNQTGQMLAALAKLPQATFASKVAVVGDRVEVTREVDGGLETLSLSLPAVVTTDLRLNEPRYVTLPNIMAAKRKPLAVIKSADLGVDVSPRLKTLRVAEPPARGAGVKVPDIGALVEKLQNEAKVL; encoded by the coding sequence ATGAAGATTCTGGTGCCGGTAAAACGCGTCACGGATTACAACGTGAAGATCCGCGTAAAGCGCGACGGGAGTGGTGTCGATATCGCCAATGTGAAGATGTCGATGAACCCCTTCGACGAGATCGCGGTAGAGGAGGCGGTGCGATTGAGGGAGGCCGGTGTGGCTACGGAGGTGATCGCAGTGTCTGCGGGGGTATCTCAAGCGCAGGAGACGTTGCGCACGGCGCTGGCGATCGGTGCGGACCGGGCGATTCTGATTGAATCGGATCAGGCGCTGGAGCCCCTGGCCGTCGCCAAGCTGCTCAAAGCGTTGGTGGACCGTGAACAGCCGCAGTTGGTGATCCTGGGAAAGCAGGCGATCGACGACGACTCGAATCAGACCGGGCAGATGCTCGCGGCGCTGGCGAAACTGCCCCAAGCAACGTTTGCATCGAAAGTCGCGGTGGTCGGCGATCGGGTTGAGGTGACACGCGAAGTGGATGGCGGGTTGGAGACGCTGTCGTTGTCGCTCCCCGCCGTGGTGACGACGGATCTGCGCTTGAATGAGCCGCGTTACGTGACGTTGCCCAACATCATGGCAGCAAAAAGGAAGCCACTGGCGGTCATCAAGTCAGCGGATTTGGGCGTGGACGTGTCGCCTCGTCTGAAGACTCTGCGGGTTGCGGAACCGCCTGCGCGGGGGGCGGGAGTGAAAGTGCCGGATATCGGGGCGTTGGTCGAGAAACTGCAAAACGAAGCCAAAGTGCTTTAA